The following coding sequences lie in one Pseudomonas sp. B33.4 genomic window:
- the cobM gene encoding precorrin-4 C(11)-methyltransferase, protein MTVYFIGAGPGDPELITVKGQRLIRSCPVIIYAGSLVPAAVLDGHQAQTVVNSAELHLEQIIELIKTAHANGEDVARVHSGDPSLYGAIGEQIRYLRELNIPFEIIPGVTATAACAALLGAELTLPDVSQSVILTRYADKTAMPAGEELGSLAQHGATMAIHLGVNHLQKILAELLPHYGADCPIAVIHRATWPDQDWVVGTLADIAGKVEAKGFRRTALILVGRVLGSEVFSESSLYRAGHAHLYRP, encoded by the coding sequence ATGACCGTCTACTTCATCGGCGCCGGCCCCGGCGACCCGGAATTGATCACTGTCAAAGGCCAGCGGCTGATCCGCAGTTGCCCGGTGATCATTTATGCAGGCTCGCTGGTACCGGCGGCGGTGCTGGACGGTCACCAGGCGCAAACCGTGGTCAACAGCGCTGAATTGCATCTGGAACAGATCATCGAATTGATCAAAACCGCGCATGCCAACGGCGAAGATGTGGCGCGGGTACATTCCGGTGATCCGAGCCTGTATGGCGCGATTGGTGAACAGATTCGCTATCTGCGCGAGCTGAATATTCCGTTCGAGATCATTCCCGGTGTGACGGCTACGGCAGCGTGTGCGGCTTTGCTTGGCGCGGAACTGACCCTCCCGGACGTCTCGCAAAGTGTGATTCTGACGCGGTATGCCGATAAAACCGCGATGCCGGCAGGCGAAGAACTCGGCAGTCTGGCGCAGCATGGTGCGACGATGGCGATTCATCTGGGGGTCAACCATCTGCAGAAGATTCTGGCGGAGCTGCTGCCGCATTACGGCGCGGACTGTCCGATTGCGGTGATTCACCGGGCGACGTGGCCGGATCAGGATTGGGTAGTGGGGACGCTGGCGGATATTGCCGGGAAGGTTGAGGCCAAAGGGTTTCGGCGCACGGCGTTGATATTGGTGGGTCGGGTGTTGGGCAGTGAGGTGTTCAGCGAGTCATCGTTGTATCGCGCCGGGCATGCCCATCTTTATCGACCTTGA
- the nfuA gene encoding Fe-S biogenesis protein NfuA has product MTAITITDAAHDYLADLLSKQNTPGIGIRVFITQPGTQYAETCIAYCKPGEEKPEDTALGLKSFTAYIDHFSEAFLDDAVVDYATDRMGGQLTIKAPNAKVPMVNADSPVNERINYYLQTEINPGLASHGGQVSLIDVVEDGIAVLQFGGGCQGCGQADVTLKEGIERTLLERIPELKGVRDVTDHTQKENAYY; this is encoded by the coding sequence ATGACCGCTATTACCATTACCGACGCCGCCCACGATTACCTGGCTGATCTGCTCTCCAAGCAGAACACCCCGGGCATCGGCATCCGCGTCTTCATCACCCAGCCTGGCACCCAGTACGCCGAAACCTGCATTGCCTACTGCAAGCCGGGCGAAGAGAAACCAGAAGATACCGCGCTGGGGCTGAAAAGCTTCACCGCCTATATCGATCACTTCAGCGAAGCGTTTCTCGACGACGCCGTTGTTGACTACGCCACCGACCGCATGGGCGGCCAACTGACCATCAAGGCGCCAAACGCCAAAGTACCGATGGTCAATGCCGACAGCCCGGTCAACGAGCGCATCAACTACTACCTGCAAACCGAAATCAACCCGGGGCTGGCTAGCCACGGCGGTCAGGTCAGCCTGATCGATGTAGTTGAAGACGGCATCGCCGTTTTGCAGTTCGGTGGCGGTTGCCAGGGCTGCGGCCAGGCGGACGTGACCTTGAAGGAAGGCATCGAGCGCACTTTGCTCGAGCGCATCCCTGAACTGAAGGGCGTTCGCGACGTGACCGACCACACGCAGAAAGAAAACGCCTACTACTAA
- a CDS encoding cobalamin biosynthesis protein, whose product MTDDRAAPTFVVGLGCQRGCPASTLRALLDQALQAHRIELQMVKALASIDLKRDEPGLQELAAQLALPLLYFSSEELASYQERLSHRSEIAYERTGCYGVAESAALALAEQLIQAPAKLLISRQKYAQATFALAGAA is encoded by the coding sequence ATGACCGATGACCGCGCAGCGCCGACCTTCGTGGTCGGTCTGGGCTGCCAGCGCGGCTGCCCGGCCAGCACGTTGCGCGCGTTACTTGATCAGGCGTTACAAGCGCATCGCATTGAGCTGCAAATGGTCAAGGCCTTGGCCAGCATCGACCTGAAGCGCGATGAGCCCGGGTTACAGGAACTCGCCGCACAACTGGCGCTGCCGCTGCTATATTTCAGCAGCGAAGAATTGGCCAGTTATCAGGAACGACTCAGCCACCGTTCCGAGATCGCCTACGAACGCACCGGTTGCTATGGCGTCGCCGAAAGTGCCGCGCTGGCCCTTGCCGAACAGCTGATTCAGGCACCGGCAAAACTGCTGATTTCCCGACAAAAATACGCTCAGGCCACCTTCGCATTGGCCGGTGCTGCATAA
- a CDS encoding CbtA family protein: protein MIKRIAQTAGFTGLLAALLLTLLQSFWVSPLILQAETYEKAEPVAVHEHTEGAMAGHTHDAEAWEPEDGWQRVVSTTGGNLVVAVGFALMLAGLYTLRAPTKTSQGLLWGLAGYATFVLAPTLGLPPELPGTAAADLASRQMWWIGTAASTAVGLSLIAFSRHWLMKVLGVAILAVPHVIGAPQPEVHSMLAPEALEAQFKIASQLTNVVFWLALGLISAWLFRRKSDGQYHA from the coding sequence ATGATCAAGCGTATAGCGCAAACCGCAGGTTTCACCGGTCTGCTGGCCGCCCTGCTCCTCACTCTGCTGCAAAGCTTCTGGGTATCGCCGCTGATTCTTCAGGCCGAAACCTACGAGAAAGCCGAACCGGTTGCGGTTCATGAACATACCGAAGGTGCCATGGCCGGCCACACCCACGACGCCGAAGCCTGGGAGCCGGAAGACGGCTGGCAGCGCGTGGTCTCGACCACTGGCGGCAATCTGGTGGTTGCGGTGGGTTTCGCTCTGATGCTCGCGGGCCTGTACACCCTGCGCGCCCCGACCAAAACCTCGCAAGGCCTGCTCTGGGGTCTGGCCGGTTACGCAACATTCGTGCTGGCGCCCACTCTGGGCCTGCCGCCTGAACTGCCGGGTACTGCCGCCGCCGATCTGGCCTCGCGACAGATGTGGTGGATCGGTACAGCCGCCTCGACCGCAGTCGGCCTGTCGTTGATCGCGTTCAGCCGTCATTGGCTGATGAAAGTCCTCGGCGTGGCCATTCTCGCCGTGCCGCACGTGATCGGCGCACCGCAGCCGGAAGTGCATTCGATGCTTGCCCCGGAAGCATTGGAAGCTCAGTTCAAAATCGCTTCGCAGCTGACCAACGTAGTGTTCTGGCTGGCCCTGGGCCTGATCAGCGCCTGGTTGTTCCGCCGCAAAAGCGATGGCCAATACCACGCATGA